The Candidatus Abyssobacteria bacterium SURF_5 genomic interval TCGACGCCCTCCCAGAGAGGAGTGATTGATGAATAGAGGAATCCTTTGGTAAGGAAAAGAATCCACGCGATCAGCAAGAGAGGCAGGATGTTCGGGGTGTCCGAGCCGGGGCTCTTGTTTTCCTTCACGTCTTCTTGTTCCGCCGCCTGTTGAGTTGATGGGCCGCCGTGGAGCCCAGCGTTTTCGTGCATCATGTCCGTCTTCGAGCGCCGCCTGTTTCGAGCAGTTCCAGGAAGGCTTCGAGGCGCGTCACCATCTGGCCGTAGGGAGCGGCCCTTCTATCGACGGCATCGCCGTCCAGCGCGAGCAGCGGAACGCCCGCTTCGGCCAGAGCGTGCTTGAACAGAATGTTTTGCCCGTAATTCCATCTGCAGCCCCAGTGCAGGAAATGCACGACCCCGTCAACCGAATATGACCGGACCAGATCGATGAGACGCTTGATTTTTGCTTCCATCGGCTGCAGTTCGGGATTCGAGAGCATTTTCACGGCCAGCGCGCGAAACGGGTCATCGAGATCGAGCTCCGGCCACCATATTTCGCCCAGCACATCGATGGCAACGACCGAACGCAGTTCCCGTTCTACATAGTTCATGATATCGGTTTCGAAGACTGGACGCAAGTGTATCCACATCAAGCGGTTTTTTTCACCTCCTTCCACCGCCGAAAATTTTTTGGAAAGCCGGCGCCAGAGTTCCTCGTCAAAAGCCTGGGCGATAGCGACGCCGTCGTCGGTTCCCCACGGATAGATCAGGCTCATTCCGATGAATTGTGAGCCGGTGGCGCAGGCGGGGATGTGTTTCCGATTTTCAGCAACGGAGACAAAATGAGCACGCGTCTGATTGCTGAGCGAGAGAGCGAGCCGCAGTCTGTCGATGTCGACGTCTATTCCGGCAAGATGAGACAGGCGCCGGGCGAGCCGCTCGATCTGGCGCGCGACATAGTCAACGGCGCCGGCGGCGCCCCCCGAGAGAGAAGCGGGCACATCGAGCGAGTGAAAATCCTTTTTGAAATGTCGGGCGGTCATCTGCCCGATTTTCGGGCTGCTCTCGCACAGGTGGGAAGTGCAGACCACGATATCCGGCGGAGGAAACATGCCGGTAAAGACTCCGCCGATAGCGGCTCGAAGGAACGTGCACGTATCGCGGGATGGAAGAAACGTGTCGGCCCGCTCGAAGGCTTCTCGCAAGTCTACCCAGCCGGAGAACCCGCCCGCACCGTCCATCCAGAAGGGAGTGCAGCCGCAGGCGAAGATCAATTCAGGCGGAACAAAGACGTTGATCCACACCACTGGCTTGCCGGAGGCAAAGGCGTCATAAAGCAGCCGCGCGAAACTCATGCTGCGCATCAAGGTTCCCTGAAGCGCATTCGGATCGACGCCCGCGTCCTCGTTTTTTTCGAGCATCAGGCGAAATATCTGTGGCATGTCTTCCGGCGTGTCCATGATGTCCTGCTATCCTCTAATTACTTCCTCTTAGAACGTTGTCTTCTTTCGCCTTTCTCGAAAATAAGAAGCTCTCCGGACAGAGAGACAGTCCCGTGATTGCTTCCGCTGGTTCCCAGCGATGGGACATCCTCGAATCTAACGGCTTAAGAGATGCGGGTCGTGATTCCCGGGAGCAATCTCCATCAGATCAAATCCAAGCGAGCGGTCATGTTTATCCATTAGCGCTAAAATATAATAACGATATAAATATGGTCTCTGTCCCCATATTTTCCCTTTGTTTATTCATTAGCACTA includes:
- a CDS encoding 2-hydroxyacyl-CoA dehydratase — protein: MDTPEDMPQIFRLMLEKNEDAGVDPNALQGTLMRSMSFARLLYDAFASGKPVVWINVFVPPELIFACGCTPFWMDGAGGFSGWVDLREAFERADTFLPSRDTCTFLRAAIGGVFTGMFPPPDIVVCTSHLCESSPKIGQMTARHFKKDFHSLDVPASLSGGAAGAVDYVARQIERLARRLSHLAGIDVDIDRLRLALSLSNQTRAHFVSVAENRKHIPACATGSQFIGMSLIYPWGTDDGVAIAQAFDEELWRRLSKKFSAVEGGEKNRLMWIHLRPVFETDIMNYVERELRSVVAIDVLGEIWWPELDLDDPFRALAVKMLSNPELQPMEAKIKRLIDLVRSYSVDGVVHFLHWGCRWNYGQNILFKHALAEAGVPLLALDGDAVDRRAAPYGQMVTRLEAFLELLETGGARRRT